The following coding sequences are from one Veillonella rodentium window:
- the atpG gene encoding ATP synthase F1 subunit gamma, which yields MASAQDLRKRIKSVTNTQQITKAMKMVASARLRKAQIKAEATRPYAEKVGQILRHMSNSDLEGFESPLLEVRPVERTCYIVVGADKGLAGAFSSNVLKFAMEQLHGKSPEAYRVITVGRKPRDSMKSRSIHIDKSFSGFSDKPSYEHARAIMNEALSLYERHEVDEVIMIYTRFVNSMTQIAQAERLLPIEQPQDEVQGEEYDFMPSAVSVLEALLPKYLEITVYNGLLQSAASELGARMTAMTSATDNAGELIDSLGLEYNKLRQSSITNEISEIVGGANALQ from the coding sequence ATGGCTAGTGCACAAGATTTGCGAAAGCGTATAAAAAGTGTTACCAATACGCAACAAATTACAAAAGCGATGAAGATGGTAGCGTCAGCTCGACTCCGTAAGGCTCAGATCAAGGCGGAAGCAACCCGTCCTTATGCGGAGAAGGTTGGGCAAATCTTGCGTCATATGTCGAATAGTGACTTGGAAGGTTTTGAAAGCCCTCTCTTGGAGGTACGCCCCGTAGAGAGAACTTGTTATATTGTAGTAGGCGCCGATAAAGGTCTTGCCGGAGCATTCTCGTCGAATGTGTTGAAGTTTGCTATGGAGCAGCTTCACGGTAAAAGTCCGGAAGCGTACCGTGTCATCACGGTGGGGCGGAAACCTCGGGACAGCATGAAATCCAGAAGTATCCATATCGATAAATCCTTCAGCGGATTTTCGGACAAGCCGTCCTATGAACATGCGCGAGCTATTATGAATGAGGCGCTTTCACTATACGAACGTCATGAAGTAGACGAAGTCATCATGATTTATACACGGTTTGTAAATTCTATGACGCAAATTGCACAGGCTGAACGTTTGTTGCCGATTGAGCAGCCGCAAGACGAGGTACAGGGCGAGGAATATGATTTTATGCCGTCCGCCGTATCCGTTTTGGAAGCGCTATTGCCGAAGTATTTAGAAATTACCGTATATAATGGATTGTTGCAATCCGCTGCCAGTGAATTGGGTGCTCGTATGACGGCCATGACATCCGCAACGGATAATGCAGGGGAACTCATTGATTCCCTAGGGCTTGAATATAATAAGTTACGTCAATCCAGTATTACAAATGAAATTTCTGAAATCGTTGGTGGCGCTAACGCCTTGCAATAG
- a CDS encoding fumarate hydratase: MREIQVSEITKTVRQMCMDAAYHLPKDIYEGLKKGRETEESPVGCIVLDQIIKNAEIADAEDRPYCQDTGMTMVFLKVGQDVHFVGGDLTEAINAGVAAGYVEGYLRKSVVAEPLFNRKNTQNNTPAIIYTEIVPGDKVDIQVELKGFGSENKSDVAMLVPADGVEGVKNAVLEIVKHAGPNPCPPIVLGIGIGGTMDQAAVMSKKALLRDISVPHKDADYAKLEKEIMEMVNKTGIGPQLGGTTTCIGVNIEWGATHIAGLPVAVTIMCHAARHAHVVL; the protein is encoded by the coding sequence TTGCGCGAGATTCAAGTATCTGAAATCACAAAAACAGTCCGTCAAATGTGTATGGACGCAGCTTACCACTTGCCAAAAGACATCTATGAAGGTTTGAAAAAAGGCCGTGAAACGGAAGAGTCTCCGGTAGGTTGTATCGTTCTCGATCAAATCATCAAAAATGCAGAAATTGCCGATGCTGAAGATCGTCCTTACTGCCAAGATACCGGTATGACAATGGTATTCTTAAAAGTAGGTCAAGACGTACATTTTGTTGGCGGAGATCTTACAGAAGCTATCAATGCTGGTGTTGCTGCCGGTTATGTTGAAGGTTACCTTCGTAAATCCGTTGTAGCTGAACCGTTATTCAACCGTAAAAATACACAAAATAACACACCTGCTATCATTTATACTGAAATCGTTCCTGGCGATAAAGTAGATATTCAAGTAGAATTAAAAGGTTTCGGTTCTGAAAATAAATCCGATGTAGCTATGCTCGTACCTGCTGATGGCGTGGAAGGCGTTAAAAACGCAGTTCTTGAAATCGTAAAACATGCAGGTCCTAACCCATGTCCTCCAATCGTACTCGGTATAGGTATTGGCGGTACTATGGACCAGGCAGCTGTTATGTCCAAAAAAGCATTGCTTCGTGACATTAGCGTACCTCATAAAGATGCAGACTATGCAAAATTGGAAAAAGAAATCATGGAAATGGTTAACAAGACCGGTATCGGACCACAATTGGGCGGCACTACAACTTGTATCGGTGTAAACATCGAATGGGGCGCAACTCATATCGCAGGTCTTCCTGTTGCAGTTACTATCATGTGCCATGCTGCTCGTCATGCTCACGTAGTACTTTAA
- the atpC gene encoding ATP synthase F1 subunit epsilon, whose protein sequence is MAEPMTLQIITPDSVIYDGQSTFFVGRAIDGSFGILPNHAPMIIALDVAPLRIDEPGGSSKEYAVFGGFCEIEHNKVNIVTPDCQDPDVIDIERARRAKERAEGRLSHPTPDIDVERAQAALKRALLRLHVTKQI, encoded by the coding sequence ATGGCGGAACCTATGACCCTACAGATTATTACGCCTGATTCGGTTATATATGATGGACAGTCTACATTCTTTGTGGGCCGTGCTATCGACGGGAGCTTCGGGATATTACCAAATCATGCACCCATGATTATCGCTTTAGATGTGGCTCCGTTACGCATTGATGAGCCTGGCGGTTCATCAAAGGAATATGCCGTATTCGGCGGTTTCTGTGAAATCGAACATAACAAGGTGAATATCGTAACACCTGACTGTCAAGATCCGGACGTGATTGATATTGAACGTGCTCGGCGTGCGAAAGAGCGTGCCGAAGGACGTCTGTCTCATCCGACACCGGATATTGATGTGGAACGGGCGCAAGCTGCTCTGAAACGAGCGCTGTTGCGACTACATGTAACAAAACAAATATAA
- the atpD gene encoding F0F1 ATP synthase subunit beta, translated as MSNNIGKVVQVIGPVVDVRFEAGHLPAIYNAIYIYHDHKAHDRQKIVVEVMQHLGDDTVRCVAMSSTDGMTRNMEAEDTGAPISVPVGDGVLGRIFNVLGETVDHDPAPVMADAKWPIHRPAPKFDDLSPDTQILETGIKVVDLIAPYVKGGKIGLFGGAGVGKTVLIMELIHNVATEHGGYSVFSGVGERTREGNDLWNEMKESGVINKTALVYGQMNEPPGARMRVGLTGLTMAEYFRDVKKQDVLLFIDNIFRFIQAGSEVSALLGRMPSAVGYQPTLANDVGALQERITSTKEGSITSVQAVYVPADDLTDPAPAATFAHLDATTVLSRSIAELGIYPAVDPLDSTSRILDPHVLGEEHYAVARGVQEVLQKYRDLQDIIAILGMEELSDEDKLTVSRARKIQRFLSQPFFVAEVFTGSPGKYVPLSETLRGFREILDGKHDDLPEGAFYMVGTIDEAVQKAKEMQEKGE; from the coding sequence ATGAGTAATAATATTGGTAAAGTTGTGCAGGTCATCGGACCGGTTGTAGACGTGCGTTTTGAGGCGGGTCATTTACCAGCCATTTATAACGCTATTTACATCTACCATGATCATAAAGCACATGATAGACAAAAAATTGTAGTAGAGGTTATGCAGCATTTGGGGGACGATACCGTTCGCTGTGTTGCCATGAGTTCTACTGACGGTATGACCCGTAATATGGAGGCTGAGGATACTGGTGCACCTATTTCTGTTCCTGTAGGGGATGGCGTATTAGGTCGTATCTTTAACGTCCTCGGTGAAACGGTGGACCATGATCCGGCGCCTGTGATGGCTGATGCAAAATGGCCGATTCACCGTCCTGCACCTAAATTTGATGACCTTTCTCCGGACACACAAATTCTGGAGACCGGTATCAAGGTCGTTGACCTTATCGCACCATATGTAAAAGGCGGTAAAATCGGCCTTTTCGGTGGTGCCGGTGTAGGTAAAACCGTATTGATTATGGAATTGATTCACAACGTCGCGACCGAGCACGGCGGCTATTCCGTATTCTCCGGCGTAGGGGAACGTACCCGTGAAGGTAATGACTTGTGGAATGAAATGAAAGAGTCCGGCGTTATCAATAAGACGGCCCTCGTATATGGTCAGATGAATGAACCGCCAGGGGCTCGTATGCGTGTAGGTCTTACAGGGCTTACAATGGCTGAATACTTCCGTGATGTGAAGAAACAGGACGTGCTCTTGTTCATCGATAACATTTTCCGCTTTATCCAGGCGGGTTCTGAAGTGTCCGCCCTCTTAGGCCGTATGCCGTCTGCGGTAGGTTATCAACCTACATTGGCTAATGATGTAGGGGCGTTACAGGAACGTATCACATCTACAAAAGAAGGTTCCATTACTTCCGTACAAGCTGTATACGTACCTGCCGATGACTTGACTGACCCGGCACCGGCTGCAACATTCGCTCACTTGGACGCGACAACTGTATTGTCCCGTTCCATTGCGGAGTTAGGTATCTATCCGGCGGTGGATCCGTTGGATTCTACAAGTCGTATTCTCGATCCTCATGTACTTGGTGAAGAACATTATGCGGTAGCTCGCGGCGTACAGGAAGTATTGCAAAAATATCGCGATCTTCAGGATATCATCGCAATCCTTGGTATGGAAGAATTGTCTGACGAAGATAAGCTTACCGTATCCCGCGCACGTAAGATTCAACGTTTCTTGAGTCAACCGTTCTTCGTAGCTGAAGTATTTACCGGTTCTCCCGGTAAATACGTACCATTGTCCGAAACATTGAGAGGCTTTAGAGAAATCCTGGACGGTAAGCATGATGATTTGCCGGAAGGCGCTTTCTACATGGTCGGTACCATTGATGAAGCCGTTCAAAAAGCAAAGGAAATGCAAGAGAAGGGGGAATAA